A single genomic interval of Ramlibacter pinisoli harbors:
- a CDS encoding MFS transporter — protein sequence MSLLQHPAFLRFWLARFVGTGAQQMLMLAIGWQMYGLTGSAWDLGLVGLAQFAPSLAAALPAGHAADRFHRARLVLACYAVQGGVALLLLAATTGGWASRGVLLGLSVLLGGLRPFQMAAQQALLPALVPLEMLARAMALGSAGVQAAVIGGPALAGLLFTGGVGVVYGSCFALFAAGCVVLTTVRYEHAPPPREPPTIASLLAGVKFIGNSRVLLGAVSLDLFAVLLGGATALLPIFAAEILHVGATGLGLLRSAPAVGALLMAAALARWPLTRRVGHRLLVAVAVFGACMVVFGLSTSFALSLVALAVSGAADMVSVIVRQTLVQLETPDAMRGRVAAVNTLFIGASNQLGEFESGATAALLGPVGSVVAGGVGTLLVAAAWLRLFPALARRDRFSPQDLG from the coding sequence GTGTCCCTCCTCCAGCACCCCGCCTTCCTGCGCTTCTGGCTGGCCCGCTTCGTCGGCACCGGCGCGCAGCAGATGCTCATGCTGGCGATCGGCTGGCAGATGTACGGGCTCACCGGCAGCGCCTGGGACCTGGGCCTGGTGGGGCTGGCACAGTTCGCGCCCTCGCTGGCCGCCGCGCTGCCGGCCGGCCATGCCGCCGACCGCTTCCACCGCGCCCGGCTGGTGCTGGCCTGCTACGCGGTGCAGGGCGGCGTGGCCTTGCTGCTGCTGGCCGCCACCACCGGTGGCTGGGCGTCGCGCGGCGTGCTGCTCGGGCTGTCGGTGCTGCTGGGCGGCCTGCGGCCGTTCCAGATGGCGGCGCAGCAGGCGCTGCTGCCCGCGCTCGTCCCGCTCGAGATGCTGGCGCGCGCCATGGCGCTCGGCTCGGCCGGCGTGCAGGCGGCGGTGATCGGCGGGCCGGCGCTGGCCGGGCTGCTGTTCACCGGCGGCGTCGGCGTGGTCTACGGCAGCTGCTTCGCGCTGTTCGCGGCCGGCTGCGTGGTGCTGACGACGGTGCGCTACGAGCACGCGCCGCCGCCGCGCGAGCCGCCCACCATCGCGTCGCTGCTGGCGGGCGTGAAGTTCATCGGCAACAGCCGCGTGCTGCTGGGCGCCGTGTCGCTCGACCTGTTCGCGGTGCTGCTGGGCGGCGCGACGGCGCTGCTGCCCATCTTCGCGGCCGAGATCCTGCACGTCGGGGCCACCGGGCTGGGGCTGCTGCGCTCGGCGCCGGCGGTGGGCGCCCTGCTGATGGCGGCCGCGCTGGCGCGCTGGCCGCTCACGCGCCGGGTCGGCCACCGGCTGCTGGTGGCGGTGGCGGTGTTCGGCGCCTGCATGGTGGTGTTCGGCCTGTCGACCAGCTTCGCGCTGTCGCTGGTGGCGCTGGCCGTCTCCGGCGCCGCCGACATGGTGAGCGTGATCGTGCGCCAGACCCTGGTGCAGCTGGAGACGCCCGATGCGATGCGCGGGCGGGTGGCGGCCGTGAACACCCTGTTCATCGGCGCCAGCAACCAGCTGGGCGAGTTCGAGTCGGGCGCGACCGCCGCCCTGCTGGGACCGGTGGGTTCGGTGGTGGCCGGCGGCGTCGGCACCCTGCTGGTGGCGGCGGCCTGGCTGCGGCTGTTTCCCGCCCTGGCCCGGCGCGACCGCTTCAGCCCGCAGGACCTGGGGTAG
- a CDS encoding tannase/feruloyl esterase family alpha/beta hydrolase has translation MPSPCRLLRGAMAAALLAAAGLAQAQSGHCANIAAIAVPGAEKQQAACLDDLSTTYLTATGHTDASDWLPLHSAATRNPTGLVPGIQLDGYFPDTSTTNSYQGWNHDAQFVIRLPDNWNGKLVITGAPGVRRQFATDYLISDWVLAQGYAFAATDKGNSGTSFYKDGSTPGDAIAEWHRRVTELTIAAKDAVRQRYGQAPALTYITGISNGGYLTRHALENRPDLYDGGVDWEGALWRPEGPNLFTYLPAALRNYPGWRASGDARAHDEMVAVGFAPGSEFLWDHHYAVYWDLTQRTYREEMDPGYDGALEAGVPFCPSGTPFCDADYAYAARPPAVRDAVARIALDGRIGKPLITLHGDLDSLLPISTNSTPYADLVNGAGRTHLHRFYVVQGGNHVDQLYDLFPDRLRPIAPCYRAAFQALERWVETRGQHKPPASKVIPREGTDLANSCPL, from the coding sequence ATGCCTTCCCCCTGCCGGCTGCTGCGCGGCGCCATGGCGGCCGCCCTGCTCGCCGCCGCCGGGCTGGCGCAGGCCCAGTCCGGCCACTGCGCCAACATCGCGGCCATCGCCGTGCCCGGCGCCGAAAAGCAGCAGGCCGCCTGCCTCGACGACCTGTCGACGACCTACCTCACGGCGACCGGCCACACCGATGCCAGCGACTGGCTGCCGCTGCATTCCGCCGCCACCCGCAACCCGACCGGCCTGGTGCCCGGCATCCAGCTGGACGGCTACTTTCCCGACACCTCGACCACGAACAGCTACCAGGGCTGGAACCACGACGCGCAGTTCGTGATCCGCCTGCCCGACAACTGGAACGGCAAGCTCGTCATCACCGGCGCGCCCGGCGTGCGGCGCCAGTTCGCCACCGACTACCTGATCAGCGACTGGGTGCTGGCCCAGGGCTACGCCTTCGCGGCCACCGACAAGGGCAACAGCGGCACCAGCTTCTACAAGGACGGCTCGACGCCCGGCGACGCCATCGCCGAGTGGCACCGGCGCGTGACCGAGCTGACGATCGCCGCCAAGGACGCGGTGCGGCAGCGCTACGGGCAGGCGCCCGCCCTGACCTACATCACCGGCATCTCCAACGGCGGCTACCTGACCCGGCACGCGCTGGAGAACCGGCCCGACCTGTACGACGGCGGCGTCGACTGGGAAGGCGCGCTGTGGCGGCCCGAGGGGCCCAACCTGTTCACCTACCTGCCGGCGGCGCTGCGCAACTACCCGGGCTGGCGCGCCAGCGGCGACGCGCGGGCGCACGACGAGATGGTGGCGGTGGGCTTCGCACCCGGCTCCGAATTCCTGTGGGACCACCACTACGCGGTCTACTGGGACCTGACCCAGCGCACCTACCGCGAGGAGATGGATCCCGGCTACGACGGCGCGCTCGAGGCCGGCGTGCCGTTCTGCCCGTCGGGCACGCCGTTCTGCGACGCCGACTACGCCTACGCCGCCCGGCCGCCAGCGGTGCGCGACGCGGTGGCCCGGATCGCGCTGGACGGGCGCATCGGCAAGCCGCTGATCACGCTGCACGGCGACCTCGATTCGCTGCTGCCGATCAGCACCAACTCCACGCCCTATGCCGACCTGGTGAACGGCGCCGGGCGCACGCACCTGCACCGGTTCTACGTGGTGCAGGGCGGTAACCACGTCGACCAGCTGTACGACCTGTTCCCCGACCGGCTGCGCCCGATCGCGCCGTGCTACCGGGCCGCCTTCCAGGCGCTCGAGCGCTGGGTGGAAACGCGCGGCCAGCACAAGCCGCCGGCCAGCAAGGTGATCCCGCGCGAGGGAACGGACCTGGCGAACAGCTGCCCGCTGTGA
- the ligD gene encoding non-homologous end-joining DNA ligase, which produces MPKTADAVVLEVDGHAVTVSHPDKLLFPDAGVTKLDLVQYYLAVAGGALRGAGGRPCVLVRYPEGIGGEFFFQKRAPAQRPDWLDVSTIRFPSGRTAEEVVPCEPAALAWLANLGCIELHPHPVRAGDLDHPDELRVDLDPVPGVDWPQIRAVAAVARELLAEHGLVGWPKTSGSRGIHVLVRIAPRWSFDQVRRAALALAREVERRAPGLATAAWWKEERHGVFVDYNQNAKDRTVASAYSVRPRPDARVSAPLGWDELPACDPADFTLKTVPARFRSIGDPHAGIDAAAGALDALLELSARQESAGQGDAPWPPHYRKQTGEPRRAPPSTRRATPPPLRPRAEGPAPAREKK; this is translated from the coding sequence ATGCCGAAAACAGCCGATGCCGTGGTGCTGGAGGTGGACGGCCATGCCGTCACGGTGAGCCATCCGGACAAGCTGCTGTTCCCCGACGCCGGGGTCACCAAGCTCGACCTGGTGCAGTACTACCTGGCCGTCGCCGGGGGCGCCCTGCGCGGGGCCGGCGGCCGGCCCTGCGTGCTGGTGCGCTACCCGGAGGGCATCGGCGGCGAGTTCTTCTTCCAGAAGCGGGCACCGGCCCAGCGGCCGGACTGGCTCGACGTCAGCACGATCCGCTTCCCGTCCGGCCGCACCGCCGAGGAAGTGGTGCCGTGCGAGCCCGCCGCGCTGGCCTGGCTGGCCAACCTCGGCTGCATCGAGCTGCACCCGCACCCGGTGCGCGCCGGCGACCTCGACCACCCGGACGAGCTGCGGGTCGACCTGGACCCGGTGCCGGGCGTGGACTGGCCGCAGATCCGTGCCGTCGCGGCCGTCGCGCGCGAGCTGCTGGCCGAGCATGGCCTGGTGGGCTGGCCCAAGACCTCGGGTTCGCGCGGCATCCACGTGCTGGTGCGGATCGCGCCGCGCTGGAGCTTCGACCAGGTCCGGCGCGCCGCGCTGGCGCTGGCGCGCGAGGTCGAGCGGCGGGCGCCCGGGCTGGCGACGGCGGCCTGGTGGAAGGAAGAGCGGCACGGCGTGTTCGTCGACTACAACCAGAACGCCAAGGACCGCACGGTCGCGTCGGCCTACTCGGTGCGGCCGCGGCCGGATGCGCGCGTCTCGGCGCCGCTGGGCTGGGACGAGTTGCCGGCCTGCGATCCGGCCGACTTCACGCTGAAGACGGTGCCGGCGCGCTTTCGCTCCATCGGCGATCCGCATGCCGGCATCGACGCCGCCGCCGGGGCGCTGGATGCCCTGCTCGAGCTGTCGGCGCGGCAGGAGAGCGCCGGGCAGGGCGATGCCCCCTGGCCACCGCACTACCGCAAGCAGACCGGCGAGCCGCGCCGGGCGCCGCCGTCGACGCGCAGGGCCACGCCGCCGCCGCTGCGGCCCAGGGCGGAGGGGCCTGCGCCGGCACGGGAAAAAAAGTGA
- a CDS encoding peptide chain release factor 3 — translation MSATPFAAETRRRRTFAIISHPDAGKTTLTEKLLLFSGAIQIAGAVKGRKASRHATSDWMEIEKQRGISVASSVMQMLYRDHVINLLDTPGHKDFSEDTYRVLTAVDSALMVIDAANGVESQTRRLIEVCRQRNTPIITFVNKMDREVREPLDILDEVERELGMPCVPMTWPVGKGKSFGGIMNLRRGAMTVFESGSERRPQDFETLPLSDAAALRRRFDGEYDHAAEGMELAAGASPEWDHQAFLDAKQTPVFFGSGVNNFGVMEVLDALVDLAPAPQPRKSSLLVNRQPVEKVVEPADPAFAGVVFKVQANMDANHRDRIAFVRMASGRYTPGMKLKVQRTGKELRPTSVVTFLSQRREAVDEAYAGDIIGFTTHGGVQLGDTITDGANLQFTGLPFFAPELFMTVLLKNPLRTKQLQQGLAQLGEEGAIQVFRPQVGGAMLLGAVGQLQFEVVQHRLKAEYDADIRLEGCQYTGARWITADTPQELRAFTDAYPQRMALDAADALAFLCTSPYDVRLAQERFPKIHFHLLREHAGLSLQS, via the coding sequence GTGTCTGCTACGCCCTTTGCCGCCGAGACCCGGCGCCGCCGCACCTTCGCCATCATTTCCCACCCCGACGCGGGCAAGACCACGCTGACGGAAAAGCTGCTGCTGTTCTCGGGCGCGATCCAGATCGCCGGCGCCGTGAAGGGCCGCAAGGCGTCGCGCCATGCCACCTCGGACTGGATGGAGATCGAGAAGCAGCGCGGCATCTCGGTGGCCTCGTCGGTGATGCAGATGCTCTACCGCGACCACGTGATCAACCTGCTGGACACGCCGGGGCACAAGGACTTCTCGGAAGACACCTACCGCGTGCTGACGGCGGTCGATTCGGCGCTGATGGTGATCGATGCCGCCAACGGCGTGGAGTCGCAGACCCGGCGCCTGATCGAGGTCTGCCGCCAGCGCAACACGCCCATCATCACCTTCGTCAACAAGATGGACCGCGAGGTGCGCGAGCCGCTGGACATCCTGGACGAGGTGGAGCGCGAGCTCGGCATGCCGTGCGTGCCGATGACCTGGCCGGTGGGCAAGGGCAAGAGCTTCGGCGGCATCATGAACCTGCGCCGCGGCGCGATGACGGTGTTCGAGTCCGGCAGCGAGCGCCGCCCGCAGGACTTCGAGACCCTGCCGCTGTCCGACGCGGCCGCCCTGCGCCGGCGCTTCGACGGCGAGTACGACCATGCGGCCGAGGGCATGGAACTGGCAGCCGGCGCCTCCCCCGAATGGGACCACCAGGCCTTCCTGGACGCCAAACAGACGCCGGTGTTCTTCGGCTCGGGCGTCAACAACTTCGGCGTGATGGAGGTGCTGGACGCGCTGGTCGACCTGGCGCCGGCGCCGCAGCCACGCAAGAGCTCGCTGCTGGTCAACCGGCAGCCGGTCGAGAAGGTTGTCGAGCCGGCCGACCCGGCCTTCGCCGGCGTGGTGTTCAAGGTGCAGGCCAACATGGATGCCAACCACCGCGACCGCATCGCCTTCGTGCGCATGGCCTCGGGCCGCTACACGCCGGGCATGAAGCTCAAGGTGCAGCGCACCGGCAAGGAGCTGCGGCCGACCTCGGTGGTCACCTTCCTGTCGCAACGGCGCGAAGCGGTGGACGAGGCCTACGCCGGCGACATCATCGGCTTCACCACCCACGGCGGCGTGCAGCTGGGCGACACCATCACCGACGGCGCCAACCTGCAGTTCACCGGGCTGCCGTTCTTCGCGCCCGAGCTGTTCATGACGGTGCTGCTGAAGAACCCGCTGCGCACCAAGCAGCTGCAGCAGGGCCTGGCCCAGCTGGGCGAGGAAGGCGCGATCCAGGTCTTCCGGCCGCAGGTCGGCGGCGCCATGCTGCTGGGCGCGGTCGGCCAGCTGCAGTTCGAGGTGGTGCAGCACCGCCTGAAGGCCGAGTACGACGCCGACATCCGGCTCGAGGGCTGCCAGTACACCGGGGCGCGCTGGATCACCGCCGACACGCCGCAGGAGCTGCGCGCGTTCACCGATGCGTATCCGCAACGGATGGCGCTGGATGCGGCCGATGCCCTGGCATTTCTTTGCACTTCGCCCTACGACGTGCGGCTGGCGCAGGAACGATTCCCCAAGATCCACTTCCACCTGTTGCGCGAGCACGCCGGGCTTTCGTTACAAAGCTGA
- a CDS encoding S41 family peptidase — translation MLPRSLRRAAGLAAASLSVLVAGCGGGGGSDSATAASFSPAAVFPASAALANVCTVEGQKRWVRSYLDESYLWWDEVREVDSSRYATAAAYYDALLVKTLDGNGQPRDRFSTSMSTAVANILQGVPAAAGPAVAVGSASPVPFTSTLVSGGGRKVGYVLFNEHRQGAQDALITAFQGLKTAAIQDLVLDLRYNPGGFLYIAQTAAAMVAGPSVEGQVFERLTYSARRAADTARDVFHFSTRVTTAETTYPVGTALPQLDLPRVYILASQYTCSASESIINSLRGIGVQVILVGDRTCGKPYGFHRRDNCGQAYFPIEFKISNALGFDGYSSGFPVQCRVVENPLKALGATDEPLLAAALTHIDSGACPAGSAAGVLVESAIHSPLERAGAPASTDPMYQPGWDGRKLLN, via the coding sequence GTGCTTCCTCGTTCCCTGCGCCGCGCCGCCGGCCTGGCAGCCGCCTCGCTCAGCGTCCTTGTCGCCGGATGCGGCGGCGGCGGCGGCAGCGACTCCGCCACCGCGGCCAGCTTCTCCCCCGCCGCGGTGTTCCCCGCCTCGGCCGCGCTGGCCAACGTGTGCACGGTCGAGGGCCAGAAGCGCTGGGTGCGCAGCTACCTGGACGAGAGCTACCTGTGGTGGGACGAGGTGCGCGAGGTCGACAGCTCCCGGTATGCGACCGCCGCGGCCTACTACGACGCCCTGCTGGTCAAGACGCTGGACGGCAACGGCCAGCCGCGCGACCGCTTCAGCACCAGCATGTCGACCGCCGTCGCCAACATCCTGCAAGGCGTGCCGGCGGCCGCCGGTCCTGCCGTGGCCGTCGGCAGCGCCAGCCCGGTCCCCTTCACCAGCACCCTGGTCAGCGGCGGCGGCCGCAAAGTCGGCTACGTGCTGTTCAACGAGCACCGGCAGGGCGCGCAGGATGCGCTGATCACCGCCTTCCAGGGGCTGAAGACGGCTGCCATCCAGGACCTGGTGCTGGACCTGCGCTACAACCCCGGCGGCTTCCTCTACATCGCGCAGACCGCGGCAGCCATGGTGGCCGGGCCGTCGGTCGAGGGCCAGGTGTTCGAGCGCCTGACGTACAGCGCCAGGCGCGCCGCCGACACGGCCAGGGACGTGTTCCACTTCTCGACCCGCGTCACCACCGCCGAGACCACCTACCCGGTGGGGACCGCCCTGCCGCAGCTGGACCTGCCGCGGGTCTACATCCTGGCCTCGCAGTACACCTGCTCGGCCAGCGAATCCATCATCAACAGCCTGCGCGGCATCGGCGTGCAGGTCATCCTGGTGGGCGACCGCACCTGCGGCAAGCCTTACGGCTTCCACCGCCGCGACAACTGCGGCCAGGCCTACTTCCCGATCGAGTTCAAGATCTCCAACGCGCTAGGCTTCGATGGCTACAGCAGCGGCTTCCCGGTGCAGTGCCGGGTGGTGGAGAACCCGCTCAAGGCGCTCGGCGCCACCGACGAGCCCCTGCTGGCCGCCGCGCTCACCCACATCGACAGCGGCGCCTGTCCGGCCGGCAGTGCCGCCGGCGTGCTGGTCGAGTCCGCCATCCACTCGCCGCTGGAGCGCGCCGGCGCCCCGGCGTCCACCGATCCCATGTACCAGCCCGGCTGGGACGGCCGCAAGCTGCTGAACTAG
- a CDS encoding HAD-IIB family hydrolase, with protein sequence MLPLATWPLAARRGIAGLFTDIDDTLTTEGAITADALQALARLRAAGLHVVPVTGRPVGWSAPFALAWPVDAIVAENGAVALVPDGRGGLRKLYQQDGPTRAANQARLQAVLARIEREVPGARRATDSAGRETDIAIDHSEFTTLPPAAIDAVVAQMRAAGMTATVSSIHVNGWYGAHDKLSGARWMARELFATDLDAQLERWAYVGDSTNDVRMFQHFGHAIGVANIRRFAGQLAHEPHYVTEGERGAGFTQVADAILAARARP encoded by the coding sequence GTGCTGCCGCTCGCCACCTGGCCCCTGGCTGCCCGGCGCGGGATTGCCGGGCTGTTCACCGACATCGACGACACCCTCACCACCGAGGGCGCGATCACGGCCGACGCGCTGCAGGCGCTGGCCCGGCTGCGCGCGGCCGGGCTGCACGTGGTGCCGGTCACCGGCCGGCCGGTCGGCTGGAGCGCGCCGTTCGCGCTGGCCTGGCCGGTCGACGCCATCGTGGCCGAGAACGGCGCCGTGGCGCTGGTGCCCGACGGCCGCGGCGGCCTGCGCAAGCTCTACCAGCAGGATGGCCCCACCCGGGCGGCCAACCAGGCGCGCCTGCAGGCCGTGCTGGCCCGCATCGAGCGCGAGGTGCCGGGGGCGCGCCGCGCCACCGACAGCGCCGGCCGCGAGACCGACATCGCCATCGACCACAGCGAGTTCACCACCCTGCCGCCGGCCGCCATCGACGCCGTGGTAGCGCAGATGCGCGCCGCCGGCATGACCGCCACCGTCAGCTCGATCCACGTCAACGGCTGGTACGGCGCGCACGACAAGCTCAGTGGTGCGCGCTGGATGGCGCGCGAGCTGTTCGCCACCGACCTGGACGCGCAGCTGGAGCGCTGGGCCTACGTGGGCGACTCCACCAACGACGTGCGCATGTTCCAGCACTTCGGCCACGCGATCGGGGTGGCCAACATCCGCCGCTTCGCCGGCCAGCTGGCGCACGAGCCGCACTATGTCACCGAGGGCGAGCGCGGTGCCGGCTTCACGCAGGTGGCCGACGCCATCCTGGCGGCACGCGCCCGGCCCTGA
- a CDS encoding gamma-glutamyl-gamma-aminobutyrate hydrolase family protein, translated as MHKPLVWLPACHRHLDLSDPGGYTVLADRYAQCVTDLGLQPVLFPMAGAADVPDLLPAVDGVLLTGSPSNVEASRFGARPLDTDLLDPRRDALTMVLVRAAIRGGTPLFGVCRGLQEMNVALGGSLYQRVHGEQGLMDHREPQTDDLEAQFAQRHEVVLTPGSAFAQWAGGTRAQVNSLHGQGIRRLGEGLVAEGHAPDGLVEAVRVEHASAFAFGVQWHPEWHHARHPFYARTLEAFAQACREHSRRRSQ; from the coding sequence ATGCACAAGCCGCTCGTCTGGCTGCCGGCCTGCCATCGCCACCTCGACCTGTCCGACCCGGGCGGGTACACGGTGCTGGCGGACCGCTACGCCCAATGCGTCACCGATCTCGGCCTGCAGCCGGTGCTGTTCCCGATGGCGGGCGCGGCCGACGTGCCCGACCTGCTGCCGGCCGTCGACGGCGTGCTGCTCACCGGCTCGCCGTCGAACGTCGAGGCCAGCCGCTTCGGCGCCCGGCCGCTCGACACCGACCTGCTGGATCCGCGCCGCGATGCGCTCACCATGGTGCTGGTGCGCGCGGCCATCCGGGGCGGCACGCCGCTGTTCGGCGTCTGCCGCGGGCTGCAGGAGATGAATGTGGCCCTCGGCGGCTCGCTGTACCAGCGCGTGCACGGCGAGCAGGGCCTGATGGACCACCGCGAGCCGCAGACCGACGACCTGGAGGCGCAGTTCGCGCAGCGCCACGAGGTGGTGCTGACGCCGGGCAGCGCGTTCGCGCAGTGGGCCGGCGGCACCCGGGCCCAGGTCAACTCGCTGCACGGCCAGGGCATCCGGCGCCTGGGCGAGGGCCTGGTCGCCGAGGGCCACGCGCCCGACGGCCTGGTGGAGGCGGTGCGGGTCGAGCATGCGTCGGCGTTCGCGTTCGGCGTGCAGTGGCACCCCGAGTGGCACCACGCGCGCCACCCGTTCTATGCCCGCACGCTGGAGGCGTTCGCGCAGGCCTGCCGCGAGCATTCCCGGCGGCGGTCGCAGTGA
- a CDS encoding tripartite tricarboxylate transporter substrate binding protein, protein MRRRHLIQLAAAGAAGTALPALAQSGAFPNRPLKLVIAFPAGGPTDITMRSLADNAGKVLGQPVVVENKPGAGGSLPAQQLQTSPADGYTLAQIPLGVFRLPYTTKINWDPVKDISYVINVTGYAFGIVVPTDSPLKSWTHFVGWAKANPGKLTYGSTGTLTSPHLTTELIAQELGIQLQHVPYKGSADLAQAIVGGHIMAAADSTGFAPLVEAGKLRVLNTWGEQRLAKFPDAPTLKELGLNIVQNSPFGIGAPRGTPPAVVKRLHDAFKTAMEDPSYVQALARYDMLPMYMSSTQYTKFAQDTFAKEKALITKLGLAKPG, encoded by the coding sequence ATGCGCCGCCGCCATCTCATCCAGCTCGCCGCCGCCGGCGCCGCCGGCACCGCGCTGCCCGCCCTCGCGCAGTCGGGCGCCTTCCCGAACCGGCCGCTCAAGCTCGTCATCGCCTTCCCGGCCGGCGGGCCGACCGACATCACCATGCGCTCGCTGGCCGACAACGCCGGCAAGGTGCTGGGCCAACCGGTGGTGGTCGAGAACAAGCCGGGCGCCGGCGGGTCGCTGCCCGCCCAGCAGCTGCAGACCTCGCCGGCCGACGGCTACACCCTCGCGCAGATCCCGCTGGGGGTGTTCCGCCTGCCGTACACGACCAAGATCAACTGGGACCCGGTCAAGGACATCAGCTACGTCATCAACGTGACCGGCTATGCGTTCGGCATCGTGGTGCCGACCGACTCGCCGCTCAAGAGCTGGACCCACTTCGTCGGCTGGGCCAAGGCCAATCCCGGCAAGCTGACCTACGGCTCGACCGGCACGCTGACCAGCCCGCACCTCACCACCGAGCTCATCGCACAGGAGCTGGGCATCCAGCTGCAGCACGTGCCGTACAAGGGCAGCGCCGACCTGGCGCAGGCCATCGTCGGCGGCCACATCATGGCGGCGGCCGACTCCACCGGCTTCGCGCCGCTGGTCGAGGCCGGCAAGCTGCGCGTGCTCAACACCTGGGGCGAGCAGCGGCTGGCCAAGTTCCCGGACGCGCCCACGCTCAAGGAGCTGGGGCTGAACATCGTGCAGAACTCGCCGTTCGGCATCGGCGCCCCGCGCGGCACCCCGCCGGCGGTGGTCAAGCGCCTGCACGACGCCTTCAAGACCGCGATGGAGGATCCGAGCTACGTGCAGGCGCTGGCCCGCTACGACATGTTGCCGATGTACATGAGCTCGACCCAGTACACCAAGTTCGCGCAGGACACCTTCGCCAAGGAGAAGGCGCTGATCACCAAGCTGGGGCTGGCCAAGCCCGGCTGA